The following are from one region of the Silene latifolia isolate original U9 population chromosome 9, ASM4854445v1, whole genome shotgun sequence genome:
- the LOC141600201 gene encoding SKP1-interacting partner 15-like produces MDNPPIYRLPPDTLHLIFLSIPLRQIIICRSVSKPFHQLLTSPSFLSLLSSHSSLPLLAFRPPHHRHLRHRYSLSSHGPTISSLLAFDPSADRWLRFDLSFLPFSSMSPVTSTLGLLYLWANSPNLPETSKSLVVCNPLTRSYRILPQLGSAWSKHGSVLSGSGNRIAVLTELATLYFNGSGSGLKNWMKFSSNLPSKPRSPVIVANSLYALCDVGSPWRSVWKLFTCNLPILEVNTASLGWSKLEKDEWGDVFDILKRPRLVKGVENKVLMVGGLKSSFSLNAACSTILILRLDLETLEWYEAGRMPVDMYKCFQESSKFKVFGSGDKVCFSAKRVGKLALWDCGEWRWIDGAPGFGDGLYRGFMFDARLDVMP; encoded by the coding sequence ATGGACAACCCTCCGATCTATCGTCTACCTCCAGACACACTCCACTTGATTTTTCTCTCAATCCCACTCCGCCAAATCATAATCTGTCGATCTGTGTCAAAACCCTTCCATCAACTCCTCACTTCCCCTTCTTTCCTCTCCCTTCTGTCATCTCATTCATCACTTCCTCTCCTCGCCTTTCGCCCTCCCCACCACCGCCACTTGCGCCACCGCTACTCTCTCTCCTCTCATGGTCCCACCATTTCTTCTCTCCTTGCATTCGATCCCTCGGCCGACCGATGGCTGCGATTTGACCTCTCATTCCTTCCCTTCTCTTCTATGTCTCCTGTTACTTCCACCCTCGGCCTACTATACCTCTGGGCCAACTCACCAAACTTGCCCGAGACATCAAAATCACTGGTTGTCTGCAATCCCCTGACCCGATCTTACCGGATCTTGCCTCAGCTTGGGTCTGCCTGGTCAAAACATGGATCTGTCCTCTCTGGATCAGGAAACCGCATTGCTGTTCTCACCGAGCTAGCCACTTTGTATTTCAATGGTTCAGGTTCTGGGTTGAAGAATTGGATGAAGTTCTCATCGAACTTGCCATCAAAACCTCGGAGTCCGGTGATAGTGGCCAATAGTTTATACGCATTATGTGACGTGGGGTCCCCGTGGAGGAGTGTATGGAAGTTATTTACATGTAACTTGCCTATTTTAGAGGTGAATACAGCATCGCTAGGGTGGAGTAAGCTGGAAAAGGATGAGTGGGGGGATGTGTTTGACATCTTGAAAAGACCTAGGTTAgtcaaaggagttgagaacaaggtTCTAATGGTTGGGGGTTTAAAATCTTCTTTTTCTTTGAATGCAGCATGCTCAACCATTTTAATACTTAGGTTGGATTTGGAGACATTAGAATGGTATGAGGCAGGACGTATGCCGGTAGATATGTACAAGTGCTTTCAGGAGAGTAGTAAGTTTAAGGTGTTTGGAAGTGGAGACAAGGTGTGTTTCTCGGCAAAAAGGGTGGGTAAGTTGGCATTGTGGGATTGTGGAGAGTGGAGATGGATCGATGGTGCCCCTGGCTTTGGGGATGGGTTGTACCGTGGGTTCATGTTCGATGCTCGTCTTGATGTGATGCCTTGA